The following proteins are encoded in a genomic region of Desulfobacterales bacterium:
- a CDS encoding ABC transporter ATP-binding protein: MSYMTAENLIKTYGRGDAAVSAVSDISFQIEAGEFVGLMGESGAGKSTLLSIMGAMNAPTSGTFVVDEIDIYSLSSEQQTDFRREFLGFIFQDFYLVPYLTVSENVMLPLTIVKKSRKQKQEMVESALSQVGLLDKAARLPNQISGGEKERVAIARAIVNEPPVLLADEPTGNLDSKTSADIMKLLQKFNSDGMTIIMVTHSKACAQYARRLIRVSDGKIVADQLLSGRNLAN; the protein is encoded by the coding sequence ATGAGTTATATGACAGCAGAGAATCTTATCAAAACATACGGCCGCGGTGATGCAGCGGTTTCCGCGGTCAGTGATATCAGTTTTCAAATTGAAGCAGGCGAATTTGTCGGCCTGATGGGTGAATCCGGTGCCGGTAAATCGACACTGCTGTCCATCATGGGGGCCATGAACGCTCCCACTTCAGGAACGTTTGTGGTGGATGAAATTGACATATACAGCCTCAGCTCGGAACAACAGACGGACTTTCGACGGGAGTTTCTGGGTTTTATCTTTCAGGATTTTTACTTGGTGCCCTACCTGACGGTCTCTGAAAATGTCATGCTCCCGTTGACCATCGTGAAAAAAAGCCGCAAACAAAAACAGGAGATGGTCGAAAGCGCGCTTTCGCAGGTAGGCCTGTTGGATAAAGCGGCGCGTTTGCCGAACCAGATTTCCGGCGGCGAAAAAGAGCGCGTGGCGATTGCACGGGCGATTGTCAACGAACCACCGGTTCTATTGGCAGACGAGCCCACCGGTAATCTGGACAGCAAAACGTCAGCGGATATCATGAAATTGCTTCAAAAATTTAACAGCGATGGTATGACCATTATCATGGTCACCCACAGTAAGGCATGCGCCCAATATGCCCGCCGCTTGATACGGGTATCCGATGGAAAAATTGTTGCAGATCAACTGTTGTCTGGCAGGAATCTGGCAAATTGA
- a CDS encoding flavodoxin domain-containing protein, translated as MAKALIVYATRTGETQRIADLIAEGIRFSGHEAEVVESKALNKEADLEGYDAYAFGSSTYHGEMIQAMKTFLFLAEKANLEGKVGGAFGSFGWSGEANDRIFDTMKHILKMDMVGDTLRLKSSSLEGGMQMAQDYGREIAKKLG; from the coding sequence ATGGCTAAAGCCCTCATCGTATATGCCACCCGAACGGGAGAAACTCAGCGAATTGCTGATCTGATTGCGGAAGGTATTCGATTTTCCGGCCATGAGGCCGAGGTGGTCGAATCCAAAGCCCTTAACAAAGAAGCCGACCTTGAAGGTTATGATGCCTACGCGTTTGGGTCATCTACCTATCATGGCGAAATGATTCAGGCCATGAAAACCTTTTTGTTTTTAGCTGAAAAAGCAAATCTTGAAGGCAAGGTCGGCGGCGCTTTCGGATCCTTTGGTTGGAGCGGTGAAGCCAATGATCGCATTTTCGACACGATGAAACACATCCTTAAAATGGATATGGTTGGAGACACCCTGCGCCTGAAATCAAGCTCCCTGGAAGGGGGTATGCAAATGGCTCAGGATTACGGGCGGGAAATCGCGAAAAAACTCGGATAG
- a CDS encoding ferritin family protein gives MSYDFNADEVFEMAEQMERNGAQFYRDAAEKTADPSNKEMLLGLSKMEEAHEKMFESMRTELSSAEKAATVFDPSGEASLYLKALVDSRVFFEKEIDVTSMVEILKSAIEAEKDSIVFYLGMKAAVPKDMGRTRIEAIIKEEMGHIQLLTKHLVAAAP, from the coding sequence ATGAGTTACGATTTTAATGCAGACGAGGTTTTTGAAATGGCCGAGCAAATGGAACGCAATGGTGCCCAATTTTATCGTGATGCTGCGGAAAAAACTGCGGATCCGTCAAACAAAGAGATGTTACTGGGCCTTTCAAAAATGGAAGAGGCCCATGAAAAAATGTTTGAGTCCATGCGCACCGAACTCTCGTCAGCTGAAAAAGCCGCAACGGTTTTTGATCCGTCTGGTGAGGCCTCTCTCTATCTGAAAGCCCTGGTTGACAGCCGTGTCTTTTTCGAAAAGGAAATTGATGTCACTTCCATGGTGGAAATCCTCAAATCGGCCATCGAAGCCGAAAAAGACTCCATTGTGTTTTACCTGGGAATGAAAGCGGCGGTGCCCAAAGATATGGGAAGGACTCGCATCGAGGCCATCATCAAAGAAGAAATGGGCCATATCCAGTTGCTGACCAAGCATCTGGTTGCAGCAGCCCCTTAA
- a CDS encoding HD domain-containing protein — translation MKCPGQDTLYWKPGAIFETKCPKCSATVEFFKDDTTRKCDKCGHRFVNPEMDFGCAAYCQYAEQCIGDLPPELIAQKEDLLKDRVAIEMKRYFKSDFKRIAHAGRVARYAERIGKKEKGSLAVILPAAYLHDIGIHEAERKHGSTAAEFQEAEGPPIARSILEKLGAKEELILEICDVIGHHHHPRSDDSLNFKVVYDADLLENLDEKQKKAPRPKEELEDLIERSFLTDAGRDAAREMLLDR, via the coding sequence ATGAAATGCCCTGGACAAGATACCTTGTACTGGAAACCGGGCGCCATCTTTGAAACCAAGTGCCCGAAATGCAGCGCTACGGTTGAGTTTTTTAAAGACGATACCACACGCAAATGTGATAAATGCGGTCACCGTTTCGTTAATCCGGAAATGGATTTTGGCTGCGCGGCCTACTGTCAGTACGCCGAGCAATGTATCGGGGATTTACCTCCGGAGCTTATCGCCCAGAAAGAAGACCTGCTCAAAGATCGCGTGGCGATTGAAATGAAACGCTACTTTAAAAGTGATTTTAAACGCATTGCACACGCCGGTCGGGTGGCCCGTTACGCCGAACGGATCGGTAAAAAGGAAAAAGGAAGTTTGGCCGTCATATTGCCGGCAGCCTACTTACATGACATCGGCATTCATGAAGCCGAACGAAAACACGGCAGCACGGCGGCGGAGTTTCAGGAGGCAGAAGGACCACCCATTGCCAGATCCATATTGGAAAAGCTGGGCGCCAAAGAAGAATTAATTCTGGAAATCTGCGATGTCATCGGACACCATCACCATCCGCGGTCCGATGACAGTCTGAATTTCAAAGTGGTCTATGATGCCGACCTGCTTGAAAATTTGGATGAAAAACAAAAAAAAGCACCCCGCCCCAAGGAAGAATTGGAGGATCTTATTGAGCGCTCGTTTCTGACCGATGCCGGGCGAGACGCCGCCCGAGAGATGCTGCTGGATAGATAA
- a CDS encoding cytochrome c3 family protein: MTIRICLPLVSAMLVFAAVSIALSDAPVENKGAAEITLPGGTRGPVPFPHHQHQDNLVDCQICHALYPQKTGIIEELKAAGTLKKKQVMNKQCTKCHKQKKKEGLKSGPTTCAKCHIKEKK; the protein is encoded by the coding sequence ATGACAATTCGAATATGCCTGCCGCTGGTTTCGGCAATGTTGGTGTTTGCTGCGGTTTCCATTGCTCTGAGCGACGCGCCAGTAGAAAACAAGGGGGCTGCTGAAATCACGCTTCCTGGAGGCACGCGCGGCCCTGTGCCATTCCCTCATCATCAACATCAAGACAATCTGGTTGACTGCCAAATCTGTCATGCCCTATATCCTCAAAAAACGGGTATTATTGAGGAGCTAAAAGCAGCAGGCACTCTAAAGAAGAAGCAGGTGATGAACAAGCAATGCACCAAATGCCACAAGCAAAAGAAAAAGGAAGGTCTAAAATCAGGTCCTACCACATGCGCTAAATGCCATATTAAAGAAAAGAAATAA
- a CDS encoding rubrerythrin family protein produces MANLKGTQTEKNILTAFAGESQARNRYTYFASQAKKDGYVQIAEIFTETANQEKEHAKRLFKLLEGGEVEVAAAFPAGVIGTTLDNLKEAAGGENYEYTQMYPGFAKIAIEEGFEEIAEIFNAIAVAEKQHEKRYLALATNIENGTVFKREQSVVWRCRNCGYLHEGDEALDECPACVHPRAHFELLGENY; encoded by the coding sequence ATGGCAAACTTAAAGGGGACCCAAACCGAAAAAAACATTCTGACCGCTTTCGCCGGTGAATCCCAGGCTCGCAACCGCTATACTTACTTTGCCAGCCAGGCGAAAAAAGACGGCTATGTGCAGATAGCGGAAATTTTTACCGAGACCGCCAATCAGGAAAAAGAGCACGCCAAAAGGCTGTTTAAACTATTGGAAGGCGGTGAAGTTGAGGTAGCGGCAGCATTTCCCGCCGGCGTCATTGGCACCACATTGGATAATTTAAAAGAAGCCGCCGGTGGCGAAAATTATGAATATACGCAAATGTATCCCGGGTTCGCAAAAATAGCCATTGAAGAGGGCTTTGAAGAAATTGCTGAGATCTTTAACGCCATTGCTGTGGCTGAAAAGCAGCATGAAAAACGGTATTTGGCGCTGGCGACCAATATTGAAAACGGCACTGTTTTTAAAAGAGAACAATCGGTGGTCTGGCGTTGCCGCAATTGTGGATATTTGCATGAAGGCGACGAGGCACTGGACGAATGCCCGGCATGTGTGCATCCAAGGGCGCATTTCGAGCTACTCGGCGAAAATTATTAA
- a CDS encoding universal stress protein encodes MRVQMKNILCATDFSDFSNYTIPYGVALAKEFEAKLYICHVIDLSSIAIYGEFQLNPVDQQNRIKKQAAEQLNEIIGKQAVQWEPLITVGHVADEVSRLVAEKEIDLVITATRGRSGLKRLILGSVTERLMRVLTCPLLVVHSPEHKFVDPVNQTITLKKILVGCDFSPDSDLAFQHAVSLAQEFEADLYLAHVIEPSASSVLLKPDKMLSEEIEQKLHQRLTDKLMGMVPEDARNWCSPETLILAGQPYEALGKYAKSNEMDMIVLGVRGHGLVKTLLLGSTTDRVARQAPCPVLSVSTKAQSD; translated from the coding sequence ATGAGAGTACAAATGAAAAACATCCTTTGTGCCACGGACTTTTCCGATTTCTCCAATTATACCATACCTTATGGGGTGGCTTTGGCCAAAGAGTTCGAAGCCAAATTGTATATCTGTCATGTCATTGATTTATCTTCGATTGCTATTTATGGTGAGTTTCAGTTAAATCCGGTTGACCAGCAAAACCGAATCAAAAAACAGGCTGCTGAACAGCTCAATGAGATCATCGGAAAGCAGGCCGTACAATGGGAGCCTCTGATTACCGTCGGCCATGTCGCCGACGAAGTGTCACGACTGGTGGCAGAAAAAGAAATCGATCTGGTCATTACCGCCACACGCGGCCGTTCCGGTCTGAAGCGATTGATCTTGGGGTCGGTTACCGAACGATTGATGCGGGTGCTCACATGCCCCTTGTTGGTGGTTCACAGCCCCGAACATAAATTTGTGGACCCGGTCAATCAAACAATAACCCTCAAAAAGATCCTGGTCGGGTGCGATTTCTCACCTGATTCCGACCTGGCCTTTCAACACGCGGTCAGCCTGGCGCAGGAATTTGAGGCCGACCTTTATCTGGCTCACGTTATTGAGCCCTCCGCCTCCAGCGTACTACTAAAACCGGATAAAATGCTGAGTGAAGAAATCGAGCAAAAATTGCATCAGCGCTTAACCGATAAACTCATGGGCATGGTACCGGAGGACGCCCGCAACTGGTGCTCACCGGAAACGCTCATTTTAGCGGGTCAACCTTATGAAGCTCTGGGAAAATACGCCAAATCCAATGAAATGGATATGATTGTACTGGGGGTTCGCGGTCACGGATTGGTCAAAACGCTACTCCTGGGGTCAACCACAGACCGGGTGGCACGTCAAGCGCCCTGCCCGGTTCTTTCGGTGAGCACCAAAGCGCAAAGCGATTAA
- a CDS encoding DUF2318 domain-containing protein — protein sequence MSKKSRKNLSSSKKRNTKITQEKRQAKKEAVLSAEKKGRLPMLAAVACSVLIIAGGIFYATYDRSQTSPVAAGVTSENSVTQVSMPANLFADGKARHFEHVAGEFKIKYFVLKSSDGVIRAAFDACDVCWPAGKGYYQEGDHMVCRNCGRKFASVLVNEVKGGCNPAPLNRRVENDEVIIEVKDILEGRQYFNFSGKV from the coding sequence ATGTCTAAAAAAAGTAGAAAAAATTTATCATCTTCGAAAAAGCGGAACACAAAAATAACTCAGGAAAAGCGACAGGCCAAAAAAGAAGCAGTTCTGAGCGCTGAGAAAAAAGGGCGTTTGCCGATGTTGGCTGCAGTAGCCTGCTCGGTTCTTATCATAGCTGGCGGCATTTTCTATGCCACCTATGATCGGTCACAAACCTCACCGGTGGCCGCCGGCGTCACGTCTGAAAATAGCGTCACCCAGGTCAGTATGCCGGCTAACCTGTTTGCCGACGGCAAGGCGCGTCATTTTGAGCATGTGGCTGGTGAATTTAAAATTAAATACTTTGTCCTAAAAAGCTCTGATGGTGTTATTCGGGCAGCTTTTGATGCCTGTGATGTCTGCTGGCCGGCAGGCAAAGGATATTATCAGGAAGGCGATCATATGGTCTGCCGCAACTGCGGACGAAAGTTTGCTTCAGTCCTGGTTAATGAAGTCAAGGGCGGCTGCAATCCGGCCCCGTTGAATCGTCGCGTCGAAAATGACGAGGTCATCATCGAAGTCAAGGATATCCTGGAGGGTCGACAGTATTTTAACTTCTCAGGTAAAGTATAG
- a CDS encoding Crp/Fnr family transcriptional regulator, whose amino-acid sequence MDAKEDMENILDLISAIPLFNGLPAEQLEAIRQIAIEKRFNKGQTIFSEGDKTTGFFVIVDGRVKIYKVSSEGKEQILHIFEAGQSFGEVTVFTGQQMPANAQALAKTHLLLFARSAFVDLVTSHTSLALNLLGIMSKKLRQFAAQIENLSLKEIPARLASYLIYLAEEQGTQDAVTLNVSKGQLASLLGTIPETLSRIFAKLSTQKLIRVEGPKIILLDREGIEDLAEYQKDFD is encoded by the coding sequence ATGGATGCAAAAGAAGATATGGAAAATATTCTAGATCTTATTTCGGCGATCCCCTTGTTCAACGGTCTGCCTGCTGAGCAGTTAGAAGCCATCCGGCAGATTGCGATTGAAAAGCGATTTAACAAAGGTCAGACAATATTTTCAGAAGGAGATAAGACTACCGGATTCTTTGTGATCGTTGATGGCCGGGTCAAAATTTACAAGGTTTCATCGGAAGGCAAAGAGCAGATTCTGCACATCTTTGAAGCTGGGCAATCATTTGGGGAGGTTACGGTTTTTACTGGGCAGCAAATGCCGGCCAATGCACAAGCCCTTGCCAAGACGCATCTGCTTCTTTTTGCCAGAAGCGCTTTCGTAGACCTGGTGACCTCTCATACCTCTTTGGCTTTGAATCTGCTTGGGATTATGTCGAAAAAGCTGCGTCAATTTGCAGCCCAAATCGAAAACCTTTCTCTTAAAGAAATCCCCGCGCGTTTGGCCTCCTACCTGATTTACCTGGCTGAAGAGCAGGGTACCCAAGACGCCGTCACACTAAATGTATCCAAAGGCCAGCTGGCCAGCCTTTTGGGCACTATTCCTGAAACGCTCTCGCGAATCTTTGCCAAATTGTCCACTCAAAAATTAATTCGCGTTGAGGGCCCGAAAATAATACTGTTGGATCGCGAGGGGATCGAAGACCTGGCCGAATACCAAAAAGATTTTGACTGA
- a CDS encoding ABC transporter permease — protein sequence MTLKQISIKNLIRRKGKAFFVLAGLVIGVSTVVGIISYIEAMTSDINHKLEKYGANILIVPRTENLTLTYGGLSLGGVSFEMQEIREAELAQVSSIKNARNIAALGPLVLGVVDINSHKVLLAGVDFKASAILKPWWQLQGQLPGESNVILGAEAARILKLNTGGRLNIKGRDFEVSGILQPTGSQDDQLVFARLSTAQSLFDKSGRVSMAEVAALCHDCPIDDMVRQISNALPGAKVMAIQQVVKGRMQTLGQFKKFSFGISGVILLIGSLVVLVTMMSSVRERTDEIGIFRAIGFRKRHVMKIVFLEAAILSGLAGIMGYLLGWGSTKIAVHFLIDGHSGIVPFNVELAVGALALALLIGLVSSTYPAVMAARLDPGEALRTL from the coding sequence ATGACACTAAAACAGATCTCCATAAAGAACTTGATCCGGCGCAAAGGAAAAGCATTCTTTGTTCTGGCCGGGTTGGTCATTGGTGTTTCAACGGTTGTCGGCATCATCAGCTACATTGAAGCGATGACCAGCGACATCAATCATAAACTGGAAAAGTACGGCGCCAATATTTTAATCGTGCCCCGGACCGAGAATTTAACCCTTACCTACGGCGGGCTTTCTCTGGGCGGGGTGTCTTTTGAAATGCAGGAAATCCGCGAAGCAGAGCTGGCCCAGGTGAGCTCCATAAAAAATGCCCGCAATATCGCTGCCCTGGGGCCGCTGGTGCTGGGAGTGGTGGACATTAATTCGCATAAGGTTCTGCTGGCGGGTGTCGATTTTAAGGCATCTGCAATTCTTAAGCCCTGGTGGCAACTGCAAGGTCAACTACCAGGCGAAAGCAACGTCATTTTAGGTGCCGAGGCCGCTCGCATCCTGAAATTAAACACCGGCGGCCGCTTAAACATCAAGGGTCGCGATTTTGAAGTGTCCGGTATATTGCAGCCTACCGGCTCCCAGGATGACCAGTTGGTGTTTGCGCGATTGAGCACCGCCCAGTCACTGTTTGATAAAAGCGGGCGGGTTTCGATGGCCGAGGTGGCCGCTTTATGCCATGACTGCCCGATCGATGATATGGTCAGGCAGATCTCAAATGCCCTGCCGGGTGCCAAGGTCATGGCTATTCAACAGGTGGTCAAAGGCCGCATGCAAACACTGGGGCAGTTTAAGAAATTCTCATTTGGCATATCCGGTGTGATCCTGCTGATTGGCAGTCTGGTGGTACTGGTCACCATGATGAGCAGCGTCAGAGAGCGTACCGATGAGATTGGTATTTTCAGGGCCATTGGTTTCCGTAAACGCCATGTCATGAAAATTGTCTTTCTGGAAGCGGCGATTTTATCGGGACTGGCCGGCATAATGGGCTATCTTCTGGGCTGGGGGAGCACCAAGATTGCGGTTCATTTCCTTATTGATGGGCATTCTGGAATTGTGCCCTTTAACGTTGAATTGGCGGTCGGTGCTTTGGCCCTGGCACTGCTGATTGGTTTGGTCTCAAGCACTTATCCGGCAGTCATGGCGGCTCGCTTGGACCCCGGTGAAGCCCTTAGGACGCTGTAA
- a CDS encoding NAD(P)H-dependent oxidoreductase codes for MLVLGFQGSPRRKGNTSYLLTAFMQAAEKLGAQTHIVEVTRKEIIPCKELVVCENKGYCPIDDDVKSEIYPLIRQAEVVVLATPIFFFNMTAQLKAVVDRCQLFWARKYRFKLADPAHKTKRGYLLSVGASKGKSLFDGLKLSAKYFFDAIDAHFDGSLTYREIEGPKDMSRHPTVTADVEKAAADLIGPLMGRKKILFACRENACRSQIASAFAQSLAGDKIEALTGGSQPAEKVNPDMVKVMMEKGLDLAYRIPQSIESAISDTPPEIIVTMGCGEECPLVPGAQMLDWDLADPAGKPLDFMRQTRDEIENRVKSLLDELI; via the coding sequence ATGCTGGTACTTGGCTTTCAGGGAAGCCCCCGTAGAAAAGGAAATACTTCATATTTGCTAACCGCTTTTATGCAGGCAGCCGAAAAACTGGGCGCCCAAACCCACATCGTTGAAGTCACCCGCAAGGAAATCATCCCATGCAAGGAGCTCGTGGTCTGTGAAAATAAGGGATATTGCCCTATTGACGACGATGTCAAAAGCGAAATTTACCCATTGATCCGGCAGGCGGAGGTCGTGGTGTTGGCCACACCCATTTTCTTTTTCAATATGACTGCCCAGCTCAAAGCGGTGGTTGATCGCTGTCAGTTGTTCTGGGCACGAAAGTATCGATTCAAACTAGCCGATCCCGCACACAAGACCAAGCGCGGCTATTTGCTTTCAGTTGGCGCCAGCAAAGGAAAAAGCTTGTTTGATGGGCTTAAATTGTCCGCCAAATATTTTTTTGATGCCATTGACGCGCATTTTGACGGCAGTCTGACTTACCGCGAGATCGAAGGCCCCAAAGACATGTCCCGCCATCCGACAGTGACAGCGGATGTTGAAAAAGCGGCCGCCGATCTGATTGGACCTCTGATGGGCCGAAAAAAAATATTATTCGCCTGCCGCGAAAATGCCTGCCGCAGCCAGATAGCCAGTGCCTTCGCCCAATCTTTAGCCGGGGATAAAATCGAAGCGCTGACCGGCGGCAGCCAACCGGCTGAAAAAGTAAATCCGGATATGGTCAAGGTCATGATGGAAAAAGGCCTTGATTTGGCCTACCGTATTCCGCAGAGCATTGAATCCGCCATATCAGACACCCCCCCGGAAATTATCGTTACCATGGGATGTGGTGAAGAATGTCCGCTTGTACCCGGAGCGCAGATGCTGGATTGGGATCTGGCGGACCCGGCCGGCAAGCCGCTTGATTTTATGCGTCA
- a CDS encoding desulfoferrodoxin, with translation MAERLEVYKCEACGNIVEVLHGGAGELVCCGQPMEKLVENTVDAAKEKHVPVIEKVDGGVKVKVGDVAHPMEDKHYIEWIEIITDGKTDRQFLNPGDAPEAEFNVASENVTAREYCNLHGLWKG, from the coding sequence ATGGCAGAAAGACTGGAAGTTTATAAATGCGAGGCCTGCGGTAATATTGTTGAGGTGCTGCACGGCGGCGCCGGGGAATTGGTGTGCTGCGGACAGCCCATGGAAAAACTGGTTGAGAACACGGTCGATGCCGCTAAAGAAAAACACGTTCCCGTTATCGAAAAAGTTGACGGCGGTGTGAAGGTAAAAGTCGGTGACGTCGCGCATCCGATGGAAGACAAACACTATATTGAATGGATTGAGATTATTACAGACGGCAAAACTGATCGCCAGTTTTTAAATCCCGGAGACGCGCCCGAAGCAGAATTTAATGTGGCTTCCGAAAATGTGACTGCCCGTGAATATTGCAATCTACACGGTCTTTGGAAAGGATAG
- a CDS encoding 4Fe-4S binding protein: MKTVRKIIEIDEELCDGCGNCVPSCAEGALQIIDGKARVIADMYCDGLGACLGECPLGALKIIEREADEFDEEAVEELLAKKKQEEVDQPTPAFSGGCPSARMQAFDTPQPLAAAPQGDLSAADAAELEQSALSHWPVQIMLVPPTAPFLKGADLLVLADCVPVAFPTVHRDFIKGKAVLMGCPKLDNAEFYIEKFAQICKESGIKKITTVIMEVPCCGGLPMIVKKGMEMSGVNIPMEQVVISTRGQILDRRQVVAA, from the coding sequence ATGAAAACCGTGCGAAAAATTATCGAAATTGATGAAGAACTTTGTGACGGATGCGGCAACTGTGTCCCATCTTGTGCCGAGGGCGCGCTGCAAATCATAGACGGCAAGGCCCGCGTTATTGCTGATATGTATTGTGACGGCCTGGGCGCCTGTCTGGGCGAATGTCCTCTGGGCGCTCTTAAAATCATCGAACGCGAAGCCGATGAATTCGATGAAGAGGCTGTAGAAGAGCTACTTGCGAAAAAAAAGCAAGAAGAGGTTGATCAGCCGACACCGGCTTTTTCAGGCGGATGTCCGTCGGCCCGCATGCAGGCATTCGATACGCCGCAGCCGTTAGCCGCCGCGCCTCAAGGAGATCTATCAGCCGCAGATGCAGCCGAATTAGAGCAATCAGCCCTTTCGCATTGGCCGGTCCAAATCATGCTCGTTCCTCCGACGGCCCCATTTTTAAAAGGAGCTGATTTGCTGGTTCTAGCAGATTGCGTCCCGGTGGCATTTCCGACTGTGCACCGTGATTTCATCAAAGGCAAAGCCGTGCTGATGGGCTGTCCCAAGCTGGATAACGCCGAATTTTACATCGAAAAATTTGCCCAGATTTGCAAAGAATCTGGCATCAAAAAAATTACCACCGTCATCATGGAAGTGCCTTGTTGTGGCGGGCTACCCATGATTGTGAAAAAAGGGATGGAAATGTCCGGTGTGAATATCCCCATGGAACAGGTCGTCATCAGCACACGCGGTCAGATTCTTGATCGCAGACAGGTGGTGGCGGCCTGA
- a CDS encoding TlpA disulfide reductase family protein, with product MMKKTLSHKFYVLSIILVTVVGIGSYLFYSQYAAVAGSPEQELERLFGNMGILKMPHPTPPLEIQLGDLLGNIVRLSEFRGKIVFLNFWATWCPTCVVEMPSMEKLHRRFKDQDFAMIAVNLKESETQVKSFFEKLQLSFTALLDVNGEVASGLAVNALPTTFFLDKKGRIIGMALGPREWDNQASIELFEFLINRPEPVATSSGS from the coding sequence ATGATGAAAAAGACGCTTTCACATAAGTTTTATGTCCTGTCAATTATACTGGTCACGGTTGTCGGCATTGGGTCTTATCTTTTTTATTCCCAGTATGCTGCCGTAGCCGGCTCTCCAGAACAGGAGCTGGAACGCCTGTTTGGCAACATGGGGATCCTTAAAATGCCCCATCCAACACCGCCTCTGGAGATCCAGCTTGGCGATCTTTTGGGCAATATTGTGCGTCTATCGGAATTTCGCGGCAAGATTGTATTTCTTAATTTCTGGGCCACCTGGTGTCCCACTTGCGTTGTCGAGATGCCGTCGATGGAAAAATTACATCGCCGTTTTAAGGATCAGGATTTTGCCATGATTGCCGTGAATTTAAAGGAAAGCGAAACGCAGGTAAAATCGTTTTTCGAAAAACTGCAACTCTCATTTACCGCATTGCTAGATGTTAACGGGGAAGTGGCATCCGGATTGGCAGTCAATGCCCTGCCGACGACCTTTTTTCTGGATAAAAAGGGCAGGATTATAGGTATGGCCCTGGGTCCCAGGGAATGGGACAATCAGGCATCCATCGAGCTTTTTGAATTTTTAATCAACCGCCCTGAGCCTGTTGCGACAAGCAGTGGCTCATAA
- a CDS encoding ferritin: MLSDKMQKALSGQMNAELYSSYLYLSMNAYFKSVNLDGFANWMYYQAQEELEHAMKFYDFINQRGGRVQLAQIEAPPSDWNSPLAVFEDTLAHEQKVTGLINDLVEVANEERDHASQIFLQWFVSEQVEEEDSVGGVLEQLKLMGEAKGGLFMMDREMAKRRPSEGGEE; the protein is encoded by the coding sequence ATGTTATCAGACAAAATGCAAAAAGCGCTCAGTGGTCAGATGAATGCAGAGCTCTATTCTTCCTACCTGTATCTGTCAATGAATGCTTATTTTAAGTCCGTTAATCTGGATGGCTTTGCCAACTGGATGTATTACCAAGCCCAGGAGGAATTAGAGCATGCCATGAAATTTTACGATTTCATCAACCAGCGGGGTGGCCGGGTTCAATTGGCCCAGATCGAAGCACCACCCTCTGATTGGAATTCACCGTTGGCTGTTTTTGAGGATACCCTGGCGCATGAGCAGAAGGTTACGGGCTTGATCAACGATTTGGTCGAAGTCGCCAATGAAGAGCGCGATCATGCCTCTCAGATATTTCTGCAATGGTTTGTATCAGAACAGGTTGAAGAAGAAGATAGCGTTGGCGGTGTTTTGGAGCAGCTCAAATTAATGGGAGAGGCCAAAGGCGGCCTATTTATGATGGACCGTGAAATGGCCAAGCGCCGCCCATCTGAAGGTGGCGAAGAATAA